A genomic region of Pseudomonadota bacterium contains the following coding sequences:
- a CDS encoding CcmD family protein, whose protein sequence is MTATNNRACRGRAFGGAVLWVLLVAGGASRTLPGAIAQAQQDDQARPAQTQQDVQDQRAAGFVAVEGPTQEDVPGGALLLAAYATVWILLLLYVLRLSRLYLRAERELKRLEQLLGEASGRIRGGAGSD, encoded by the coding sequence ATGACAGCGACGAACAACAGAGCTTGCCGTGGCCGCGCGTTTGGCGGCGCCGTGCTATGGGTGCTGCTTGTTGCAGGAGGCGCGAGCCGCACGTTGCCCGGCGCCATCGCGCAAGCGCAGCAGGACGATCAGGCAAGGCCCGCGCAGACGCAGCAGGACGTGCAAGACCAGCGCGCAGCGGGTTTTGTGGCGGTCGAAGGCCCGACCCAGGAGGACGTGCCCGGGGGGGCCTTGCTCCTGGCCGCCTATGCAACGGTATGGATCCTATTGCTGCTGTACGTGCTGCGACTGTCTCGCCTGTACCTGCGTGCTGAACGTGAACTGAAGCGCCTGGAGCAGCTTCTTGGGGAGGCTTCGGGCCGGATCCGAGGCGGCGCTGGTAGCGACTAG